The sequence TGACCAGCGTTGGTGCGTACCAGCTTGAAGGGGAGGGAATCCAGCTATTCACCTCGATAGAGGGGGATTATTTCACGATTCTCGGCCTGCCGCTTCTGCCACTTTTATCGAAACTGCGCGACATGGATGTCATTGATGGCTGATTCACGTGAAACATTAACCATAAATGCCTTCGTTGCCGGCTATCCGATAAAGCATTCTCGATCACCCATCATCCACTCCTATTGGCTGGAGAAATTCGGCATTGCCGGTTCCTACAAGGCCATCGAAATTTCTCCGGACGATTTTCCGAATTTTATCGCGATGCTCAAAGAGGGCAAACCGGGTACGGCGGTGGGCGGCAATGTCACCATTCCCCACAAGGAAGCGGCTTACCGTTTGGCGGATAGTCCGGATGCCTTGGCGGAGGAGCTTGGCGCTGCCAACACCATCTGGGTGGAGGAGGGCAGGGTCCATGCCACCAATACGGATGGTTATGGTTTCGTGGCCAATCTCGATGAGCGGCACCCCGGCTGGGACAGGACCAGCCGTGCGGTGGTTCTGGGGGCAGGCGGCGCGAGCCGTGCAATCGTTCAATCCCTGCGCGACCGGGGCATTGCCGAGATTCACATCCTGAACCGGACGGTTGAGCGGGCCCGGGAACTGGCCGATCGTTTTGGCCCGCGCGTCTTTTCCCATCCGCAGGCGGCACTTCACGACGTCATGCGGGATGCCGGGCTTTTTGTGAATACAACTTCGCTCGGCATGGATGGGAGCGAAGCGCCACAGCTCGATTTTTCGCCGCTCGCCGCCAATGCGGTTGTGACCGATATCGTCTATGTGCCGTTGAAAACACCGATCCTGAAGATGGCGGAAGAGCAGGGCATGGCAACCGTAGATGGGCTTGGCATGCTGCTTCACCAGGCAAAGCCGGGTTTCAAGCGGTGGTTCGGCGAAATGCCTGACGTCGATGAAACGCTGCGTTCGCTCATCATCGAGGATATGGAGAAACATTGATGATCGTTATCGGTCTCACCGGCTCGATTGGAATGGGAAAGACGACGACAGCGAAGTTGTTTGCCGAAGAGGGTGTTCCGGTTCTCGATTCCGATGAGGTCGTGCACGGGCTCTATCGGGCGGAAGCCGTTCCCCTGATCGAATCTGCCTTTCCGGGCACCACCGTTTCCGGAACGGTCGACCGGCGGAAGCTCGCTGATGTGTTGCGGGAGAATCCGGCTAATTTCACCAGACTGGAAGCGATTGTCCATCCGCTGGTACGCAGAAGACAGGATGTTTTTCTGGCGGAAGCGGCGAAGGATGGCCGGCAATTC comes from Rhizobium rhizogenes and encodes:
- a CDS encoding shikimate dehydrogenase, whose protein sequence is MADSRETLTINAFVAGYPIKHSRSPIIHSYWLEKFGIAGSYKAIEISPDDFPNFIAMLKEGKPGTAVGGNVTIPHKEAAYRLADSPDALAEELGAANTIWVEEGRVHATNTDGYGFVANLDERHPGWDRTSRAVVLGAGGASRAIVQSLRDRGIAEIHILNRTVERARELADRFGPRVFSHPQAALHDVMRDAGLFVNTTSLGMDGSEAPQLDFSPLAANAVVTDIVYVPLKTPILKMAEEQGMATVDGLGMLLHQAKPGFKRWFGEMPDVDETLRSLIIEDMEKH
- the coaE gene encoding dephospho-CoA kinase (Dephospho-CoA kinase (CoaE) performs the final step in coenzyme A biosynthesis.) — translated: MIVIGLTGSIGMGKTTTAKLFAEEGVPVLDSDEVVHGLYRAEAVPLIESAFPGTTVSGTVDRRKLADVLRENPANFTRLEAIVHPLVRRRQDVFLAEAAKDGRQFALLDIPLLFETAAESRVDKVVVVSCAPEIQRERVLSRPGMTREKFEMILARQMPDAEKRRRADFIVDSGNGVEAARDQVRGILQKLAAESRRGEKNA